The Penaeus chinensis breed Huanghai No. 1 chromosome 36, ASM1920278v2, whole genome shotgun sequence genome includes a region encoding these proteins:
- the LOC125045028 gene encoding protein cereblon-like isoform X2, which produces MADRDDGHGQEDRAENMEEEVEGDIGRGGAEGGAGGGGRGQEVEAIEEDVARGGHGPPPQGQGAPPLLVMDEEELPQELVLMEEVEIEENEDSWAQYESCEESDGGNGSGGEDNGEQFDATLPSRHVYLGETQELRGRTVQDENDYVTIPLLLHNSLMNLVLIPTQTLPMTIFHPLHVSMLRNVIAKDRTFGIVHTKLNQDGNSEMARYGTTAEIYEYQEEELTGALTIKAKGRQRFRVMSTRQETSGLIVARVKILPEIRMECPFEMVRLRSLDKLTLPRPQEDKPYVAHSRELVTVRTANSWLVRGRNAWLTPWPSWVYNQYDDLLLAQRLVNEIKKTTMIQPNLLKLPRDPQELSHWAAINLPLDDSHRLTLLGLNTPTQRLRYILSVISKCKMLICVRCNEVIGDTADIFSMSVEGPQGTFVNPGGYVHEMLTLTKATNLTYNGRPSIQHSWFPGYAWTIANCSSCHSHMGWKFKATNRKLKPQKFFGLTRKAVRAKLFWEGDEGGNEMCDMGITSG; this is translated from the exons ATGGCTGACAGGGATGACGGACATGGCCAGGAAGATCGTGCGGaaaatatggaggaggaggtggagggtgacaTTGGTCGAGGGGGAGCTGAAGGCGGCGCAGGAGGAGGCGGCCGCGGGCAGGAGGTCGAGGCCATCGAGGAGGACGTGGCCCGAGGTGGCCATGGACCCCCTCCTCAGGGCCAGGGGGCGCCGCCCTTGCTCGTGATGGACGAAGAGGAGCTGCCGCAGGAGTTGGTCctgatggaggaggtggaaatTGAGGAAA ATGAAGACAGTTGGGCACAGTATGAGAGTTGTGAGGAATCCGATGGGGGCAATGGCAGTGGTGGAGAGGACAATGGAGAACAGTTTGATGCAACACTCCCTTCCAGACATGTT TACCTTGGTGAAACCCAGGAACTCAGGGGCCGCACAGTCCAAGATGAAAATGACTACGTGACAATACCTCTGCTACTGCACAACTCCCTCATGAACCTTGTGCTCATACCCACACAGACTCTTCCTATGACCATCTTCCATCCCCTACATGTGTCCATGTTGCGAAACGTCATTGCCAAGGACCGCACATTTGGCATTGTTCACACCAA ACTCAACCAAGATGGAAACTCTGAGATGGCACGCTATGGCACCACAGCTGAGATATATGAGTACCAAGAAGAGGAGCTTACTGGAGCCCTGACCATTAAGGCAAAAGGGAGGCAAAGGTTCAGGGTTATGTCTACAAGACAAGAGACAAGTGG ATTAATTGTTGCAAGAGTAAAGATCTTACCAGAGATCCGAATGGAATGCCCTTTTGAGATGGTGCGTCTTCGATCACTAGACAAACTTACGCTACCTCGCCCACAAGAAGACAAGCCCTATGTTGCACATTCTCGTGAATTAG taaCTGTGAGGACAGCAAACAGCTGGCTTGTAAGGGGAAGAAATGCATGGTTGACACCTTGGCCATCCTGGGTTTATAATCAGTATGATGACCTCTTGCTTGCCCAAAGACTTGTCAATGAAATAAAGAAGACCACCATGATACAACCTAACTTGCTGAAA TTACCCCGAGACCCTCAGGAGTTGTCTCACTGGGCAGCCATCAACCTCCCACTTGATGATTCCCACAGACTCACCCTTCTTGGTCTTAACACACCAACACAACGTTTAAGATATATACTGTCTGTTATCAGTAAG TGTAAAATGTTGATTTGTGTCCGCTGCAATGAAGTGATTGGTGACACAGCAGATATATTCTCTATGTCTGTGGAGGGACCTCAAGGAACTTTCGTAAATCCTGGAGGTTATGTTCACGAAATGTTAACTCTTACCAAGGCCACTAATCTCACTTACAATGGGCGACCATCCATACAGCACTCATGGTTTCCAGG GTATGCGTGGACTATTGCCAATTGCTCAAGCTGTCACAGTCACATGGGATGGAAATTCAAGGCAACAAACCGGAAATTGAAGCCCCAGAAGTTTTTTGGTCTTACACGAAAGGCAGTTAGAGCTAAGCTGTTTTGGGAAGGTGATGAGGGCGGAAATGAGATGTGTGATATGGGCATTACTTCAGGTTGA
- the LOC125045028 gene encoding protein cereblon-like isoform X1, with protein MADRDDGHGQEDRAENMEEEVEGDIGRGGAEGGAGGGGRGQEVEAIEEDVARGGHGPPPQGQGAPPLLVMDEEELPQELVLMEEVEIEEISDEDSWAQYESCEESDGGNGSGGEDNGEQFDATLPSRHVYLGETQELRGRTVQDENDYVTIPLLLHNSLMNLVLIPTQTLPMTIFHPLHVSMLRNVIAKDRTFGIVHTKLNQDGNSEMARYGTTAEIYEYQEEELTGALTIKAKGRQRFRVMSTRQETSGLIVARVKILPEIRMECPFEMVRLRSLDKLTLPRPQEDKPYVAHSRELVTVRTANSWLVRGRNAWLTPWPSWVYNQYDDLLLAQRLVNEIKKTTMIQPNLLKLPRDPQELSHWAAINLPLDDSHRLTLLGLNTPTQRLRYILSVISKCKMLICVRCNEVIGDTADIFSMSVEGPQGTFVNPGGYVHEMLTLTKATNLTYNGRPSIQHSWFPGYAWTIANCSSCHSHMGWKFKATNRKLKPQKFFGLTRKAVRAKLFWEGDEGGNEMCDMGITSG; from the exons ATGGCTGACAGGGATGACGGACATGGCCAGGAAGATCGTGCGGaaaatatggaggaggaggtggagggtgacaTTGGTCGAGGGGGAGCTGAAGGCGGCGCAGGAGGAGGCGGCCGCGGGCAGGAGGTCGAGGCCATCGAGGAGGACGTGGCCCGAGGTGGCCATGGACCCCCTCCTCAGGGCCAGGGGGCGCCGCCCTTGCTCGTGATGGACGAAGAGGAGCTGCCGCAGGAGTTGGTCctgatggaggaggtggaaatTGAGGAAA TTTCAGATGAAGACAGTTGGGCACAGTATGAGAGTTGTGAGGAATCCGATGGGGGCAATGGCAGTGGTGGAGAGGACAATGGAGAACAGTTTGATGCAACACTCCCTTCCAGACATGTT TACCTTGGTGAAACCCAGGAACTCAGGGGCCGCACAGTCCAAGATGAAAATGACTACGTGACAATACCTCTGCTACTGCACAACTCCCTCATGAACCTTGTGCTCATACCCACACAGACTCTTCCTATGACCATCTTCCATCCCCTACATGTGTCCATGTTGCGAAACGTCATTGCCAAGGACCGCACATTTGGCATTGTTCACACCAA ACTCAACCAAGATGGAAACTCTGAGATGGCACGCTATGGCACCACAGCTGAGATATATGAGTACCAAGAAGAGGAGCTTACTGGAGCCCTGACCATTAAGGCAAAAGGGAGGCAAAGGTTCAGGGTTATGTCTACAAGACAAGAGACAAGTGG ATTAATTGTTGCAAGAGTAAAGATCTTACCAGAGATCCGAATGGAATGCCCTTTTGAGATGGTGCGTCTTCGATCACTAGACAAACTTACGCTACCTCGCCCACAAGAAGACAAGCCCTATGTTGCACATTCTCGTGAATTAG taaCTGTGAGGACAGCAAACAGCTGGCTTGTAAGGGGAAGAAATGCATGGTTGACACCTTGGCCATCCTGGGTTTATAATCAGTATGATGACCTCTTGCTTGCCCAAAGACTTGTCAATGAAATAAAGAAGACCACCATGATACAACCTAACTTGCTGAAA TTACCCCGAGACCCTCAGGAGTTGTCTCACTGGGCAGCCATCAACCTCCCACTTGATGATTCCCACAGACTCACCCTTCTTGGTCTTAACACACCAACACAACGTTTAAGATATATACTGTCTGTTATCAGTAAG TGTAAAATGTTGATTTGTGTCCGCTGCAATGAAGTGATTGGTGACACAGCAGATATATTCTCTATGTCTGTGGAGGGACCTCAAGGAACTTTCGTAAATCCTGGAGGTTATGTTCACGAAATGTTAACTCTTACCAAGGCCACTAATCTCACTTACAATGGGCGACCATCCATACAGCACTCATGGTTTCCAGG GTATGCGTGGACTATTGCCAATTGCTCAAGCTGTCACAGTCACATGGGATGGAAATTCAAGGCAACAAACCGGAAATTGAAGCCCCAGAAGTTTTTTGGTCTTACACGAAAGGCAGTTAGAGCTAAGCTGTTTTGGGAAGGTGATGAGGGCGGAAATGAGATGTGTGATATGGGCATTACTTCAGGTTGA